From a region of the Buchnera aphidicola (Aphis fabae) genome:
- the metK gene encoding methionine adenosyltransferase: MNEYLFTSESVSEGHPDKIADQISDALLDEILKQDIKARVACETYVKTGMVLIGGEISTTAWVDVEEITRNTINNIGYINSETGFDANSCSILSAIGKQSPDITQGVDRSDPLEQGAGDQGIIFGYATNETEVLMPAPITYAHLLVKKQSELRKKNILSWLRPDAKSQVTFKYKDGSIIGIDTVVFSTQHKENINQNVLKEAVMEEIIKPVLPKKWLTKNTKFFINPTGRFVIGGPMGDCGLTGRKIIVDTYGGMSRHGGGAFSGKDPSKVDRSAAYAARYVAKNIVAAGLADRCEIQLSYAIGIAEPTSIMIETFRTGKLSNQALINLVRDIFDLRPYGLIKMLDLLQPIYLKTSVYGHFGREEFPWEKIDKVDELAQ, from the coding sequence AATTGCAGATCAAATTTCCGATGCTTTATTAGATGAAATTCTTAAACAAGATATTAAAGCAAGAGTTGCTTGTGAAACTTATGTGAAAACGGGAATGGTTTTAATTGGTGGTGAAATTAGTACTACTGCTTGGGTCGATGTTGAAGAAATTACTCGAAATACTATTAACAATATTGGTTATATTAATTCAGAAACAGGTTTTGATGCGAATTCTTGTTCTATATTAAGTGCTATAGGAAAACAATCACCTGACATTACTCAAGGAGTTGATCGCTCTGACCCCTTAGAACAAGGTGCTGGAGATCAAGGTATTATTTTTGGTTATGCTACTAATGAAACAGAGGTTTTAATGCCTGCACCTATTACTTATGCTCATTTATTAGTTAAAAAACAATCTGAATTAAGAAAAAAAAATATTTTATCTTGGTTACGACCTGATGCGAAAAGTCAAGTAACATTTAAATATAAAGATGGAAGTATAATAGGAATTGATACAGTCGTATTTTCAACTCAACATAAAGAAAATATTAATCAAAACGTTTTAAAGGAAGCTGTTATGGAAGAAATTATAAAACCAGTTTTACCAAAAAAATGGCTAACAAAAAATACAAAATTTTTTATCAATCCTACTGGAAGATTTGTTATTGGTGGTCCTATGGGAGATTGTGGTTTAACAGGTCGTAAGATTATTGTAGATACTTATGGGGGAATGTCTAGACATGGTGGAGGAGCTTTTTCTGGGAAAGATCCATCTAAAGTAGATCGATCTGCAGCATATGCTGCTAGATATGTAGCTAAAAATATTGTAGCAGCAGGTTTAGCAGATCGTTGTGAAATCCAATTATCGTATGCTATTGGGATAGCTGAACCGACTTCTATTATGATCGAAACTTTTCGTACTGGTAAACTTAGTAATCAAGCATTAATTAATTTAGTTCGAGATATTTTTGATTTACGTCCATATGGATTAATTAAAATGCTTGATTTACTACAACCTATTTATTTAAAAACATCTGTATATGGACATTTTGGAAGAGAAGAGTTTCCATGGGAAAAGATAGATAAAGTAGACGAGTTAGCTCAATAA
- the gshA gene encoding glutamate--cysteine ligase has product MIEDISKKITWLEKHSSILKNISRGIERETLRIKKNGNFSNTQHPYDIGSALTHQWITTDFSENLLEFITPNTNNIDYLLIFLKDLHSFVAYKNSNELMWPFSIPYIYKKSTNIQIAKYGTSNYGAFKTLYRKGLKIRYGDLKNTISGIHYNFSLPTTFWPKDTTEKTDNISSGYLNLIRNYYRFGWIIPYLFGSSPAILENFITNKKYKFQKNKEGILYLPWSTSLRLSDMGYTSTSIEDLNITFNNLESYINCLKKAMNTPSKKFSDLGLINKLGEFQQLNTNILQLENELYTQIRPKRTTNYGESLLDALKDRGIEYVEIRSLDINPFSSIGINKNQILILDLFLIWCSLMDAPKTKKTDFYFITKNWNKIIFEGRKPNQKIYINENKKYKLKKIGKRIFQDLKKIAIILDNQSKNEEYQKVCDKKILFFEYPELTYSAKFLKLFIENNRIKKTGLNLANTYHNQFINQFYYNSHKQILENETIRSHQKEIELEKNETLSLKDYLRK; this is encoded by the coding sequence TTGATAGAGGATATCTCAAAAAAAATAACTTGGCTAGAAAAACACTCATCAATATTAAAAAATATTTCTCGAGGTATTGAACGAGAAACTCTAAGAATTAAAAAAAATGGAAATTTTTCAAATACTCAACATCCATATGACATTGGTTCTGCATTAACACATCAATGGATAACGACGGATTTTTCTGAAAATTTATTAGAGTTTATTACCCCAAATACTAATAATATAGATTATTTATTAATTTTTTTAAAAGATCTTCATTCTTTTGTAGCATATAAAAACTCAAACGAGTTAATGTGGCCTTTTAGTATTCCATATATATATAAAAAATCAACAAATATTCAAATAGCAAAATATGGAACTTCTAATTATGGAGCATTTAAAACTCTTTATAGAAAAGGTTTAAAAATCAGATATGGTGATTTAAAAAATACTATTTCAGGTATACATTATAATTTTTCATTACCAACAACATTTTGGCCAAAAGACACCACAGAAAAAACAGATAATATATCATCTGGATATTTAAACTTAATTCGTAATTATTATAGATTTGGTTGGATTATTCCATATTTATTTGGATCATCACCTGCGATATTAGAAAATTTCATAACAAATAAAAAATACAAATTTCAAAAAAACAAAGAAGGTATATTATATTTACCCTGGTCAACTTCATTACGACTAAGTGATATGGGATATACGAGCACTTCTATTGAAGATCTAAATATTACATTTAATAATCTAGAATCATATATCAATTGTTTAAAAAAAGCGATGAATACCCCATCTAAAAAATTTTCTGATTTAGGACTAATAAATAAACTTGGAGAATTTCAGCAATTAAACACTAATATATTACAATTAGAAAATGAATTATATACACAAATCAGACCTAAGAGAACAACTAATTATGGAGAATCGCTTCTAGATGCTCTAAAAGATAGAGGAATCGAATATGTAGAAATACGTTCTTTAGATATAAATCCATTTTCATCTATTGGAATTAATAAGAATCAAATACTTATACTAGATTTATTTTTAATCTGGTGCTCTTTAATGGATGCTCCGAAAACAAAAAAAACAGATTTTTATTTTATCACTAAAAATTGGAACAAAATTATTTTTGAAGGACGAAAACCAAATCAAAAAATTTATATTAATGAAAATAAAAAGTATAAATTAAAAAAAATCGGTAAAAGAATATTTCAAGATTTAAAAAAAATTGCTATTATCCTTGATAATCAATCAAAAAATGAAGAATATCAAAAAGTATGCGATAAAAAAATACTTTTTTTTGAATATCCAGAATTAACTTATTCAGCTAAATTTTTAAAACTTTTTATTGAAAACAATAGAATAAAAAAAACAGGATTAAATTTAGCTAATACATATCACAATCAATTTATTAATCAATTTTATTATAATTCACATAAGCAAATACTTGAAAATGAAACTATTCGTTCTCATCAAAAAGAAATAGAACTAGAAAAAAACGAAACACTATCTTTAAAAGATTATCTAAGAAAATAA